Proteins encoded by one window of Bryobacteraceae bacterium:
- a CDS encoding alpha/beta hydrolase: MTRRFFTAAFAAAPLVAGAGKDAPHSAGGNYNIPLWDDGKVPGAKGDGPLDKPFLTVFEPAPGKADGSAVVIAPGGSNIMLMYGAEGIDIAERYNEWGSTAFVLTYRLSPRYGNDARVADGNRAIQAVRARAAEMKLDPKRIGYIGFSAGSNMGRPVVAASTDGDPNSPDPVARVSSRPDYLGLVYGPGRPMEGEDLKKFPPTFLCAAQYDKFPALGSAQLFRDLTQAGVVAELHLYQKGRHGFGSGFGTSDFGVWMPALRHFLEEGGLIKK, from the coding sequence ATGACCCGACGCTTCTTCACCGCCGCGTTCGCGGCCGCGCCGCTCGTCGCCGGCGCAGGCAAAGACGCTCCCCATTCGGCGGGCGGCAACTACAACATCCCGCTCTGGGACGATGGCAAGGTTCCCGGCGCCAAGGGCGATGGTCCGCTCGACAAGCCGTTTCTAACGGTGTTCGAGCCGGCGCCCGGCAAGGCGGACGGCTCTGCCGTGGTGATCGCGCCCGGCGGATCGAACATCATGCTGATGTACGGCGCCGAGGGCATCGACATCGCCGAACGGTACAACGAGTGGGGCTCGACGGCGTTCGTGCTGACCTACCGGCTTTCGCCGCGCTACGGCAACGACGCGCGGGTGGCCGACGGCAACCGCGCGATTCAGGCGGTCCGCGCGCGGGCCGCCGAGATGAAGCTCGATCCCAAGCGGATCGGCTACATCGGGTTCTCGGCCGGCTCGAACATGGGCCGCCCGGTGGTGGCCGCCTCCACCGATGGCGATCCGAACTCGCCGGACCCGGTGGCGCGCGTCAGCTCACGCCCGGATTATCTCGGGCTCGTTTACGGTCCCGGCCGCCCGATGGAAGGCGAGGATCTCAAGAAGTTTCCGCCGACCTTCCTGTGCGCGGCGCAGTACGACAAGTTTCCCGCGCTCGGCTCGGCGCAGTTGTTCCGCGACCTGACGCAAGCCGGCGTGGTTGCCGAGTTGCACCTCTACCAGAAGGGCCGCCACGGCTTCGGCAGCGGTTTCGGCACTTCGGATTTCGGCGTATGGATGCCCGCGCTGCGGCACTTCCTGGAAGAAGGCGGGCTGATCAAGAAATGA
- a CDS encoding DUF1552 domain-containing protein, translated as MIVTKKHLPRRMFLRGMGAAVGLPLLDAMRPALAGPALPKAPVRLAFVYIPNGVTAPEWFPKGAGADFEFSRIMKPLEPFRKDLLVLSGLDHHNANALGDGGGDHARAGACYLTGVHPKKTQGSDIQAGVSVDQIAAKALGDATRIGSLELGCEDSRTVGGCDSGYSCAYTNSISWRGPRTPMPPETNPRIVFERLFGDDDFSASPEARARRAAQRKSILDVVGERTQKLVGDLGAADRRKIDEYLTAVRELEIRIDRAEKDQNGFKPTIEKPAGVPVAFADYLKLMYDLQVLAFQADATRVTTLMYGREASVRTYPEIGVPDAHHPLSHHRNLPENTEKITQINVHHTTLFAYFLDRLRSTRDGDGSLLDHSMVVYGSAILDGNSHSHQNLPCLVAGRGDGRIQPGRHLQYAAGTPMTNLFLTLLDRMNIETEKLGDSTGRLQHLTDL; from the coding sequence CGGCTGTCGGCCTCCCGCTGCTCGACGCGATGCGCCCGGCGCTCGCCGGCCCCGCCCTGCCGAAGGCCCCGGTGCGGCTCGCCTTCGTCTACATTCCGAACGGCGTCACCGCGCCGGAATGGTTCCCGAAAGGCGCCGGCGCGGATTTCGAGTTCTCGCGGATCATGAAGCCGCTCGAGCCTTTCCGCAAGGACCTGCTCGTTCTCTCCGGCCTCGATCACCACAACGCGAACGCGCTCGGCGATGGCGGCGGCGACCATGCCCGCGCCGGCGCCTGCTACCTCACCGGCGTCCACCCGAAGAAGACGCAGGGCTCCGACATCCAGGCCGGCGTCTCGGTGGACCAGATCGCCGCCAAGGCGCTTGGCGACGCCACCCGGATCGGGTCGCTCGAACTCGGCTGCGAGGATTCGCGCACCGTCGGCGGCTGCGACTCCGGCTATAGCTGCGCCTACACGAACAGCATCTCCTGGCGCGGTCCGCGGACGCCGATGCCGCCCGAGACGAATCCGCGGATTGTTTTCGAACGGCTCTTCGGCGATGACGATTTCTCGGCGTCGCCCGAAGCTAGGGCCCGGCGCGCGGCGCAGCGGAAGAGCATTCTCGACGTCGTCGGCGAGCGCACACAGAAGCTGGTGGGCGATCTCGGCGCGGCGGATCGCCGTAAGATCGACGAGTACCTCACCGCCGTCCGCGAGCTCGAGATCCGCATCGACCGCGCGGAGAAAGATCAGAACGGGTTCAAGCCTACGATCGAGAAGCCGGCCGGCGTTCCGGTGGCCTTCGCCGACTACCTGAAGCTGATGTACGATCTCCAGGTGCTTGCCTTCCAGGCCGACGCCACGCGCGTCACCACGCTGATGTACGGCCGCGAAGCGAGCGTCCGCACGTACCCGGAAATCGGCGTGCCGGACGCCCACCATCCGCTCTCGCACCACCGCAATCTCCCCGAGAACACCGAGAAGATCACCCAAATCAACGTCCACCACACGACGCTGTTCGCCTACTTCCTCGATCGTCTCCGCTCCACGCGCGACGGCGACGGCTCGCTGCTCGATCACTCGATGGTCGTCTACGGCAGCGCGATCCTCGACGGCAACAGCCACTCGCACCAGAATCTTCCGTGCCTCGTCGCCGGCCGCGGCGACGGGCGCATTCAGCCGGGGCGCCACCTGCAATACGCCGCCGGAACCCCGATGACCAACCTGTTCCTCACGCTGCTCGATCGCATGAATATCGAAACCGAGAAGCTCGGCGACAGCACGGGACGGCTGCAGCACCTCACGGATCTTTAA